The genome window GTTCGACGAAAGGCCACCGACCGAAGTGGACACGACCGCAGTCGGTCCTGCCACAGCAACGGGTGCGGTGGCCAGCTGACCTCCCTCAGGTTGCGCTTTCCCATGCACGCCACCGGTACTTGATCATTACGGGGCAGGCTGCTTCAGGGCCGTTCAGCCACAGTGACGGTGAGTTCCACGGCCTGGCCGCCTCGACGTACGGTGAGCGGGGCGGTTTGGCCGGGTGGAATGTTCCGCAGAGCACCGAGAACGTTTTCGACATTGGTGATGTCCTGACCAGCGAAGCGCACGATCACGTCCGCGGGTTGCACACCTGCGGCGGCAGCTGGGCTGTCGGGCTCGACGTTGAGCACGATCGCACCGCGTTGGACCTGCAGCTTCATCGCCTGTCGCAGCGTGTCGGTGACGGTCACCATCGAGGCGCCCAGGTAGGGGTGTTGTGCGGTGCCGTCGGCCAGCAGTTGTTCGACGGTGCTGACGACCGTGGTCGACGGGATGGCGAACCCGATGGATTCCGCTCCCAGCTGCGATGGAGCGGAAGCCTGGTTGATGCCGATAACCCGGCCCGCGGCGTCGAGCAGGGCACCTCCGGAGCTGCCGGGTGAGATCGGCGCGTCAGTCTGGATCAGGTCGATCAGTGGGATGTCGTCTGCGTGGGCTGCTGCGGGGACCTCGCGGCCGAGGCCCGAAACGATGCCGCTGGTGACCGTGTTCTCCAAGCCCAGTGGTGTGCCGATCGCGACGGCGAGCACACCCTTGCGGGGTAGCTCGCGGGCGAATTGCGGAGCGGGCAGGTCGTGACGTGGTACTTGCACGACCGCGAGGTCAGTGCGGCGATCGGTCGCCCGGACCTGGCCCTGGGCTCGGGTGCCGTCGGCGAAGGCAACGGTGACTTCACGCGCTCCGCGAACCACGTGTTCGTTGGTGACGATCAGACCGTCCGCCCGGTACACCACGCCGCTGCCGGAACCTTCGGAAAGCTGCACGGTCACGACCGAGGGCCCGAGGCGCT of Saccharopolyspora erythraea contains these proteins:
- a CDS encoding S1C family serine protease, which translates into the protein MTERCPAHSKRLWHRWAGIAVTLVLVVLGACTDLSDRQPPPGQDQQETNASPPGEAGTLAVVPDLVERLGPSVVTVQLSEGSGSGVVYRADGLIVTNEHVVRGAREVTVAFADGTRAQGQVRATDRRTDLAVVQVPRHDLPAPQFARELPRKGVLAVAIGTPLGLENTVTSGIVSGLGREVPAAAHADDIPLIDLIQTDAPISPGSSGGALLDAAGRVIGINQASAPSQLGAESIGFAIPSTTVVSTVEQLLADGTAQHPYLGASMVTVTDTLRQAMKLQVQRGAIVLNVEPDSPAAAAGVQPADVIVRFAGQDITNVENVLGALRNIPPGQTAPLTVRRGGQAVELTVTVAERP